From Oryza sativa Japonica Group chromosome 4, ASM3414082v1, one genomic window encodes:
- the LOC107276179 gene encoding indole-3-acetate O-methyltransferase 1, protein MMLYALEETLDKIQLPRHRPGNKPLLTAADLGCSCGQNTLLIADVIVDHMTDKSFGSKDDDGLEFCFYFSDLPSNDFNTLFHLLPQQAAAAGRDGRQSRRYFAAAVPGSFHDRLFPERSINVFTSTFSLHWLSQVPKRVVDKQSPAYNKGKVFVHGASEETGTAYQRQFRSDMMRFLHCRAAEMKPGGAIFIVSLGRLSSTRGPTEQGYIYEVYCSMFEDSLRDLIEEEMVDGEKMDNFNVPLYAATVEEFKEAVDADGSFKINQLELVMGSPPVVDDPANRGVVGRMVANYMRALFGPLVNTHIGGAMADELFIRMQCRAEIRAEELVDEMCFAHILCSLSLV, encoded by the exons ATGATGCTGTACGCCCTTGAGGAGACACTGGACAAGATCCAGCTCCCTCGTCACCGTCCGGGGAACAAGCCGCTACTGACGGCCGCCGACCTGGGATGCTCATGCGGCCAAAATACTCTCCTGATCGCGGACGTGATCGTCGACCACATGACCGACAAATCCTTCGGCAGcaaggacgacgacggcctGGAATTCTGCTTCTACTTTTCCGACCTCCCGAGCAACGACTTCAACACCCTATTTCACCTCCTCCCACAGCAAGCTGCTGCCGCGGGCAGAGATGGGCGGCAGAGCCGGCGctacttcgccgccgccgtacctGGCTCTTTCCATGATCGCCTGTTCCCCGAGCGATCCATCAACGTGTTCACCTCCACCTTCTCATTGCACTGGCTCTCACAG GTGCCGAAGAGAGTCGTCGACAAGCAATCGCCGGCATACAACAAAGGTAAAGTGTTCGTGCATGGTGCCTCTGAGGAGACGGGCACGGCATACCAACGACAATTCCGGTCTGACATGATGCGCTTTCTACACTGTCGTGCCGCCGAGATGAAGCCTGGTGGTGCCATTTTCATTGTCAGCCTTGGCCGCCTATCATCCACCCGCGGCCCCACGGAGCAAGGCTACATCTATGAAGTGTATTGCAGCATGTTCGAGGACTCATTGCGTGATCTCATCGAAGAGGAGATGGTCGATGGCGAGAAGATGGACAACTTTAACGTCCCCCTTTACGCTGCTACAGTAGAGGAGTTCAAGGAGGCTGTGGACGCCGACGGCTCGTTTAAGATCAACCAGTTGGAGCTCGTGATGGGAAGCCCTCCCGTCGTGGATGATCCCGCTAACCGCGGCGTGGTCGGGCGCATGGTAGCGAACTACATGCGTGCCCTCTTTGGGCCACTCGTCAACACGCACATCGGCGGGGCGATGGCTGACGAGCTGTTCATCCGGATGCAGTGCCGCGCAGAAATACGTGCCGAGGAGCTTGTGGATGAAATGTGCTTCGCCCATATTCTATGCTCGCTTTCACTGGTGTAA